One window of the Cotesia glomerata isolate CgM1 linkage group LG10, MPM_Cglom_v2.3, whole genome shotgun sequence genome contains the following:
- the LOC123273453 gene encoding transmembrane cell adhesion receptor mua-3-like isoform X2 has translation MITKILFIGLLFQTTFQVSKSANGNSTKQNNSCVKSREQCHNGNNICCDPNEKCEFIEWRLEKAPYVCKIPTKLGTHCTSNSNCSAITHALCNDLNECQCSSYFIKKNDYECELPIDITCVKSVDCPIENSFCSGERHLCLCKPKFVRREDKCEHTTLGKYCWKNNDCVDVLHMECSKNYTCVCKPNHISKNDAICVSLLNEFCYSEHDCGNLMHVTCTENKCACRPHHRLVQNTTCLSLLGGFCESYRECGASDSICEDNQCKCRSKFTIATPDRCILSPLGNRCFYDNDCEQILFTKCSANGICVCQSNYVIVNETTCSPLLGELCFKDKPCAPENSVCKKYPKKCQCQDNFKSISNDKCVPTMMGKSCHDALDCEDVLHLQCLNSKCQCKTNHVIMSNTVCTPLLDEYCWKYEKCAPKNSICEDNICQCKPGYVQKSNNRCVPGC, from the exons ATGATCACCAAAATTTTGTTCATTGGTTTGCTTTTTCAAACTACTTTCCAAGTTTCAAAAAGTGCTAATGGAAATTCAACAAAGCAGAATAATTCTTGCGTCAAATCGAGAGAACAA TGTCACAATGGTAACAATATTTGTTGCGATCCAAACGAAAAATGCGAATTTATCGAATGGCGTTTAGAGAAAGCTCCATACGTCTGTAAAATTCCAACGAAACTTGGAACTCATTGTACCAGTAACTCAAATTGTTCAGCAATTACACACGCATTGTGTAACGACCTAAATGAATGCCAGTGTTCAagttattttatcaagaaaaatgATTACGAATGCGAGCTACCAATTGATATTACATGCGTGAAAAGCGTTGATTGTCCAATCGAAAATTCTTTTTGTAGCGGTGAAAGACATCTTTGTCTTTGTAAACCAAAATTCGTACGACGAGAAGACAAATGCGAACACA CCACTTTAGGAAAATATTGTTGGAAAAACAACGATTGCGTGGACGTACTACATATGGAATGCTCTAAAAACTATACCTGTGTTTGCAAACCAAATCATATTTCGAAGAATGATGCAATATGTGTATCACTTTTAAACGAATTTTGCTATAGCGAACATGACTGCGGAAATTTGATGCATGTAACCTGTACAGAGAATAAATGTGCCTGTAGACCACATCACCGTCTTGTTCAGAACACTACATGCTTATCACTTTTAGGTGGATTTTGTGAAAGCTATAGAGAATGTGGAGCGAGCGATTCTATCTGCGAAGACAATCAGTGCAAATGCAGATCTAAATTTACAATCGCGACTCCTGATCGATGTATATTGA GTCCTCTGGGAAATCGTTGTTTCTATGACAACGATTGCGAGCAAATATTGTTTACAAAATGTTCGGCAAATGGAATATGTGTTTGCCAATCCAACTATGTTATAGTGAATGAAACAACATGTTCTCCACTTTTGGGCGAACTTTGTTTCAAAGATAAACCATGCGCACCAGAGAATTCTGTCTGTAAGAAATATCCTAAAAAGTGTCAATGTCAGGATAATTTCAAGTCTATATCCAATGATAAATGTGTACCAA CAATGATGGGGAAATCTTGTCATGATGCTCTTGATTGTGAAGACGTTTTGCACTTACAATGTTTAAATTCTAAGTGTCAATGCAAAACTAATCATGTAATTATGAGTAACACTGTTTGCACGCCACTTTTAGACGAGTACTGCTggaaatatgaaaaatgcgcgcccaaaaattcaatttgtgAAGATAATATATGTCAATGCAAACCTGGTTATGTCCAAAAATCCAACAATCGATGCGTACCTGGTTGCTAA
- the LOC123273453 gene encoding transmembrane cell adhesion receptor mua-3-like isoform X1, whose translation MITKILFIGLLFQTTFQVSKSANGNSTKQNNSCVKSREQCHNGNNICCDPNEKCEFIEWRLEKAPYVCKIPTKLGTHCTSNSNCSAITHALCNDLNECQCSSYFIKKNDYECELPIDITCVKSVDCPIENSFCSGERHLCLCKPKFVRREDKCEHTTLGKYCWKNNDCVDVLHMECSKNYTCVCKPNHISKNDAICVSLLNEFCYSEHDCGNLMHVTCTENKCACRPHHRLVQNTTCLSLLGGFCESYRECGASDSICEDNQCKCRSKFTIATPDRCILSPLGNRCFYDNDCEQILFTKCSANGICVCQSNYVIVNETTCSPLLGELCFKDKPCAPENSVCKKYPKKCQCQDNFKSISNDKCVPTMMGKSCHDALDCEDVLHLQCLNSKCQCKTNHVIMSNTVCTPLLDEYCWKYEKCAPKNSICEDNICQCKPGYVQKSNNRCVPAKIGLLCKSYGVQRNKARSMFGRQSV comes from the exons ATGATCACCAAAATTTTGTTCATTGGTTTGCTTTTTCAAACTACTTTCCAAGTTTCAAAAAGTGCTAATGGAAATTCAACAAAGCAGAATAATTCTTGCGTCAAATCGAGAGAACAA TGTCACAATGGTAACAATATTTGTTGCGATCCAAACGAAAAATGCGAATTTATCGAATGGCGTTTAGAGAAAGCTCCATACGTCTGTAAAATTCCAACGAAACTTGGAACTCATTGTACCAGTAACTCAAATTGTTCAGCAATTACACACGCATTGTGTAACGACCTAAATGAATGCCAGTGTTCAagttattttatcaagaaaaatgATTACGAATGCGAGCTACCAATTGATATTACATGCGTGAAAAGCGTTGATTGTCCAATCGAAAATTCTTTTTGTAGCGGTGAAAGACATCTTTGTCTTTGTAAACCAAAATTCGTACGACGAGAAGACAAATGCGAACACA CCACTTTAGGAAAATATTGTTGGAAAAACAACGATTGCGTGGACGTACTACATATGGAATGCTCTAAAAACTATACCTGTGTTTGCAAACCAAATCATATTTCGAAGAATGATGCAATATGTGTATCACTTTTAAACGAATTTTGCTATAGCGAACATGACTGCGGAAATTTGATGCATGTAACCTGTACAGAGAATAAATGTGCCTGTAGACCACATCACCGTCTTGTTCAGAACACTACATGCTTATCACTTTTAGGTGGATTTTGTGAAAGCTATAGAGAATGTGGAGCGAGCGATTCTATCTGCGAAGACAATCAGTGCAAATGCAGATCTAAATTTACAATCGCGACTCCTGATCGATGTATATTGA GTCCTCTGGGAAATCGTTGTTTCTATGACAACGATTGCGAGCAAATATTGTTTACAAAATGTTCGGCAAATGGAATATGTGTTTGCCAATCCAACTATGTTATAGTGAATGAAACAACATGTTCTCCACTTTTGGGCGAACTTTGTTTCAAAGATAAACCATGCGCACCAGAGAATTCTGTCTGTAAGAAATATCCTAAAAAGTGTCAATGTCAGGATAATTTCAAGTCTATATCCAATGATAAATGTGTACCAA CAATGATGGGGAAATCTTGTCATGATGCTCTTGATTGTGAAGACGTTTTGCACTTACAATGTTTAAATTCTAAGTGTCAATGCAAAACTAATCATGTAATTATGAGTAACACTGTTTGCACGCCACTTTTAGACGAGTACTGCTggaaatatgaaaaatgcgcgcccaaaaattcaatttgtgAAGATAATATATGTCAATGCAAACCTGGTTATGTCCAAAAATCCAACAATCGATGCGTACCTG cAAAAATAGGACTGCTATGTAAGTCATATGGAGTGCAACGAAATAAGGCACGCTCAATGTTCGGAAGACAAAGTGTGTAa